A stretch of the Malus sylvestris chromosome 10, drMalSylv7.2, whole genome shotgun sequence genome encodes the following:
- the LOC126585565 gene encoding uncharacterized protein At2g34460, chloroplastic-like isoform X2 has protein sequence MGSQDRRGTVLVGLGGQEREQDKANGSSSASHSQKPSSTSLHSPPTPSSFPHHHHRNNHRRTLLSDFLLFLQRQMEGGEITEEVTETTETNVIGKKKVFVAGATGNTGKRIVEQLLAKGFSVKAGVRNLEKAKASLPSDNAALQIVKADVTDGSAKLAEAISDDSDAVICATGFSFGWDVFAPWKVDNFGTVNLVEACRKLGVNRFILVSSILVNGAAMGQILNPAYIFLNVFGLTLIAKLQAENYIRKSGINYTIIRPGGLKNDPPTGNLVMEPEDTLSEGSISRDLVAEVAVEALANPEASYKVVEIVSRPDAPKRTYEDLFGSIKQR, from the exons ATGGGAAGTCAAGACAGGAGAGGGACTGTGTTGGTTGGACTTGGAGGACAAGAAAGGGAGCAAGATAAAGCAAATGGCAGCTCCTCTGCCTCTCATTCTCAGAAACCCTCCTCTACGTCTCTGCACTCACCACCTACTCCCTCCTCTTTcccacaccaccaccaccgcaaCAACCACCGCCGAACCCTTCTCTCTGATTTCCTTCTCTTCCTCCAACGCCAG ATGGAAGGGGGTGAAATTACCGAGGAAGTTACAGAGACAACTGAAACCAATGTGATTGGGAAGAAGAAAGTATTTGTGGCTGGTGCCACTGGAAATACAGGTAAACGGATTGTTGAGCAGCTGCTGGCCAAGGGTTTCTCAGTTAAAGCCGGAGTTCGGAACTTGGAGAAAGCGAAAGCTAGCCTTCCCTCAGACAACGCAGCTCTTCAAATT GTGAAGGCAGATGTGACAGATGGTTCTGCTAAGTTAGCAGAAGCGATAAGCGATGATTCAGATGCTGTGATTTGTGCCACTGGATTTAGCTTTGGATGGGATGTGTTTGCTCCATGGAAG GTTGATAATTTTGGCACAGTGAATCTCGTTGAAGCATGCCGTAAACTTGGTGTGAACCGGTTTATTCTTGTGAGTTCCATCTTGGTCAATGGAGCAGCAATGGGGCAGATTCTCAACCCGGCTTACATATTTCTTAATGTTTTTGGACTCACCTTAATAGCAAAGCTTCAGGCAGAGAACTATATCAGGAAGTCTGGTATAAACTACACGATTATAAGGCCCGGTGGGTTGAAAAACGACCCTCCAACCGGAAACCTTGTAATGGAGCCAGAG GACACACTTTCGGAAGGCAGCATCTCTAGAGATCTGGTAGCAGAAGTAGCTGTAGAGGCATTAGCGAATCCTGAAGCGTCCTACAAGGTTGTGGAGATAGTTTCGCGGCCTGATGCACCCAAGCGTACGTATGAGGATCTTTTCGGTTCCATCAAGCAACGGTGA
- the LOC126585565 gene encoding uncharacterized protein At2g34460, chloroplastic-like isoform X1 — MMWKHPTPQSHNSKWEVKTGEGLCWLDLEDKKGSKIKQMAAPLPLILRNPPLRLCTHHLLPPLSHTTTTATTTAEPFSLISFSSSNARSFPILKSTQMEGGEITEEVTETTETNVIGKKKVFVAGATGNTGKRIVEQLLAKGFSVKAGVRNLEKAKASLPSDNAALQIVKADVTDGSAKLAEAISDDSDAVICATGFSFGWDVFAPWKVDNFGTVNLVEACRKLGVNRFILVSSILVNGAAMGQILNPAYIFLNVFGLTLIAKLQAENYIRKSGINYTIIRPGGLKNDPPTGNLVMEPEDTLSEGSISRDLVAEVAVEALANPEASYKVVEIVSRPDAPKRTYEDLFGSIKQR; from the exons ATGATGTGGAAGCACCCGACCCCACAGTCCCACAACAGCAAATGGGAAGTCAAGACAGGAGAGGGACTGTGTTGGTTGGACTTGGAGGACAAGAAAGGGAGCAAGATAAAGCAAATGGCAGCTCCTCTGCCTCTCATTCTCAGAAACCCTCCTCTACGTCTCTGCACTCACCACCTACTCCCTCCTCTTTcccacaccaccaccaccgcaaCAACCACCGCCGAACCCTTCTCTCTGATTTCCTTCTCTTCCTCCAACGCCAGGTCCTTCCCCATCCTGAAGTCCACCCag ATGGAAGGGGGTGAAATTACCGAGGAAGTTACAGAGACAACTGAAACCAATGTGATTGGGAAGAAGAAAGTATTTGTGGCTGGTGCCACTGGAAATACAGGTAAACGGATTGTTGAGCAGCTGCTGGCCAAGGGTTTCTCAGTTAAAGCCGGAGTTCGGAACTTGGAGAAAGCGAAAGCTAGCCTTCCCTCAGACAACGCAGCTCTTCAAATT GTGAAGGCAGATGTGACAGATGGTTCTGCTAAGTTAGCAGAAGCGATAAGCGATGATTCAGATGCTGTGATTTGTGCCACTGGATTTAGCTTTGGATGGGATGTGTTTGCTCCATGGAAG GTTGATAATTTTGGCACAGTGAATCTCGTTGAAGCATGCCGTAAACTTGGTGTGAACCGGTTTATTCTTGTGAGTTCCATCTTGGTCAATGGAGCAGCAATGGGGCAGATTCTCAACCCGGCTTACATATTTCTTAATGTTTTTGGACTCACCTTAATAGCAAAGCTTCAGGCAGAGAACTATATCAGGAAGTCTGGTATAAACTACACGATTATAAGGCCCGGTGGGTTGAAAAACGACCCTCCAACCGGAAACCTTGTAATGGAGCCAGAG GACACACTTTCGGAAGGCAGCATCTCTAGAGATCTGGTAGCAGAAGTAGCTGTAGAGGCATTAGCGAATCCTGAAGCGTCCTACAAGGTTGTGGAGATAGTTTCGCGGCCTGATGCACCCAAGCGTACGTATGAGGATCTTTTCGGTTCCATCAAGCAACGGTGA